A region from the Ichthyobacterium seriolicida genome encodes:
- a CDS encoding metal ABC transporter solute-binding protein, Zn/Mn family, which produces MKKLLKSFMASILFISCVDGSKKGDISYIVCTTGMVEDIVKNIVIDKIPVESLMKSGVDPHLYKPTQGDIKKIIKADIIFYNGLHLEGKMTGILENLSDKKKIVAVSEALDKSDLINDTDFIGAEDPHIWNNVSNWIKATDYLRDILIELDEKNKDFYIENASVYVKKLEDLHLYIKNSIASIPQNRRVLITSHDAFSYYGIAYGLETKGLQGISTASEFGLKDVVNMVDFIIERGIKAIFVEDSVSSKSLKAVVDGCKSKGYEVEIGASLFSDAMGVEGTPESTYIGMLTHNTDQIVKALK; this is translated from the coding sequence ATGAAAAAATTACTCAAATCATTCATGGCATCTATACTATTTATATCATGTGTGGATGGATCTAAAAAAGGAGATATATCTTATATAGTGTGTACCACTGGTATGGTTGAAGATATAGTTAAAAATATAGTAATCGATAAAATACCTGTAGAATCATTAATGAAATCAGGAGTAGATCCACATCTATACAAACCTACTCAAGGTGATATTAAAAAGATAATAAAAGCAGATATAATATTTTACAACGGATTGCATTTGGAGGGGAAGATGACAGGAATCTTAGAAAATCTATCTGATAAAAAAAAAATTGTAGCTGTGTCAGAAGCCTTAGACAAATCAGATTTAATAAATGATACTGATTTTATAGGAGCTGAAGATCCTCATATATGGAATAATGTATCAAACTGGATAAAGGCAACTGATTACCTAAGGGATATACTAATTGAATTAGATGAAAAAAACAAAGATTTTTATATAGAAAACGCTAGCGTTTATGTAAAAAAATTAGAAGATTTACACCTGTATATAAAAAATAGCATAGCTAGTATTCCCCAAAATAGAAGAGTCTTGATTACTTCTCACGATGCCTTTTCTTATTACGGCATAGCTTATGGATTAGAGACAAAGGGACTACAAGGGATATCTACCGCCTCGGAATTTGGGTTAAAAGACGTAGTAAATATGGTAGATTTTATTATAGAAAGAGGGATAAAGGCAATCTTTGTGGAGGATTCGGTTTCTTCAAAATCACTAAAAGCAGTGGTAGATGGATGTAAGAGTAAAGGCTATGAGGTAGAGATAGGAGCAAGCCTATTTTCCGACGCTATGGGTGTGGAAGGTACGCCAGAGTCTACCTATATAGGCATGTTAACTCACAACACCGATCAAATAGTTAAAGCTCTGAAATAA
- a CDS encoding ABC transporter permease codes for MFNFEQFVAKRLTHDDTEKCDFTLTPFIVKIAIISIALSVTIMIISISVGVGIQDKIREKVSELFGHIQITAYENIDTYTTSSISKDQVFYPDIKKLNVEGVTSIQAYCYKAGIIKNDKTFEGVILKGVDSIYNFSFLEKYLQEGHIPRYTEEYNDSVLISSYIAKNLELKLGDKFNMFFLRKNKTPIVRIFKVSGIFKTDFSDYDKTFVFADIKHVQRLNKWKQNEISGFEVFIDDFDKLDEIGLKVYKGIGADLNSTTIAEKQRFIIDWIKLFDINIAVILIIMILVSGVNMVTVLIILILERIKFIAVMKTIGCNNSTLRRIFFFKSTYIILRGLIFGNIIGIGLLLAQSYFEVIDLNPDIYYVDTIPISFNLYHVFLVNISTMFFCLLLMFFPTYMISKVNPMKILRFD; via the coding sequence ATGTTTAATTTTGAGCAATTTGTAGCCAAAAGGCTAACCCACGATGATACGGAAAAATGTGATTTCACACTCACACCCTTTATAGTAAAAATAGCTATTATCTCTATAGCTTTAAGTGTAACTATAATGATAATAAGTATATCTGTAGGGGTCGGTATACAAGATAAAATAAGGGAGAAAGTAAGTGAACTATTCGGTCATATACAGATTACAGCATATGAAAATATAGATACTTATACCACTTCTTCTATCTCAAAAGATCAGGTATTTTACCCTGATATAAAAAAACTAAATGTAGAGGGAGTTACAAGTATACAAGCTTATTGTTATAAAGCTGGCATCATTAAAAATGATAAAACTTTTGAAGGGGTCATTCTAAAGGGGGTAGATAGTATTTATAATTTCAGTTTTTTAGAAAAATATTTACAAGAAGGTCACATACCTAGATATACAGAAGAATATAACGACAGCGTATTAATATCTAGTTATATCGCCAAGAATTTAGAATTGAAATTAGGAGATAAATTCAACATGTTTTTTTTAAGAAAAAATAAGACTCCTATAGTAAGAATTTTTAAAGTTTCTGGCATATTTAAAACTGATTTTTCAGATTATGATAAGACATTTGTATTTGCAGATATAAAACACGTTCAGCGCCTGAATAAGTGGAAACAAAATGAAATTAGTGGTTTTGAGGTTTTCATAGATGATTTTGATAAGCTAGATGAAATAGGACTAAAAGTATATAAAGGAATAGGAGCTGATTTAAACTCTACAACTATAGCTGAAAAACAAAGATTTATAATAGATTGGATAAAACTCTTCGATATTAATATTGCCGTGATACTCATAATAATGATATTAGTATCTGGTGTTAATATGGTAACAGTTCTAATCATCCTAATTTTAGAACGAATAAAATTCATAGCAGTCATGAAAACTATTGGATGTAATAACTCCACACTTAGAAGAATATTTTTCTTCAAGTCTACATATATAATATTAAGAGGATTGATATTTGGTAATATTATCGGCATTGGATTACTCTTGGCACAAAGTTATTTTGAAGTAATAGATCTAAATCCTGATATATACTACGTGGATACCATACCTATAAGTTTTAATTTATATCATGTATTCTTAGTAAATATATCTACAATGTTTTTTTGTTTATTGCTAATGTTTTTTCCTACGTATATGATCTCCAAAGTGAATCCTATGAAAATATTGAGGTTCGATTAA